Genomic DNA from Thermodesulfobacteriota bacterium:
TCTGTTGTATCAGAAGGAGCTGCAGCCAATCCATTTGTTGCATTCGCAGCCCTGCAGCCCCTCGGATGGTACTGTTTCCCCATGTCTATCATGTTGTTCATCATCTCTCTAGGTTTCTTCAACGCCGTCGGAAAGAAGCTTCCAAAGGTTCCACAATTTGGAGTTCTCTGGCTCCTCTGGGCAATTACTTTCTTCCTGTTCTTCTACGTACTCGGCCTCGGAAACTACGGGGCGGGCTTGAGTCTGCTCAAGATGACCGGCTGGTGGACGCTCGGGGTAGGTGTGGTCAGCTGTGCCTACCCGGCCTTGGGATACTTCAATGCCGGCAAGGTCGGCGCCTGGTGA
This window encodes:
- a CDS encoding AmiS/UreI family transporter, producing the protein MVYIVLYLVGAILAVNGLTMAQTITAFNPIAGQANVPVLGLAFSATGIGMLNLVIGGLIVVMALIIATKGLYDGFGETVSSVVAATCLTFAIAYVSLGAGIYAMYNPNNAALASSVVSEGAAANPFVAFAALQPLGWYCFPMSIMLFIISLGFFNAVGKKLPKVPQFGVLWLLWAITFFLFFYVLGLGNYGAGLSLLKMTGWWTLGVGVVSCAYPALGYFNAGKVGAW